From the Methanoculleus caldifontis genome, the window GGCATTCGATTCGAGCGACGTGATCTTCGACGTGGTCTCCGCCATCTCCAATGTCGGGCTGTCCACAGGGTTCGTCAACCCGGAGATGAGCATGACCGGGAAATGGGTCTTCATCATAATTATGTGGGCGGGCCGTCTGGAGATTATTCCGCTGATCGCTCTTGCGATGGGACTTTCCCGGAAGGTTAGCCAGAAGCGGGGATGAGAAAGGGGTGTGGGGCATCGGTGCCGGCCCGTGCCGAATGGCGGATCCTGCCAGAGCCCATGGTTTCCGTGCCGGCTATTGAACGGGCTTTCGGGTCCACGGAATGCTCTTTGAAGTCGCCTTGGAGTTCCCGGTGATTCGTCCGCTGGAAGATTAATGTTATCGACTACCCCCAGGTTGATCCGCACGAAGTGGGGGGAGGGGGTCGCCAGTCCACCACACTCCATAACTATCCCTGGTGCCCACACCCACCCGCACCCCCCCCGGCCGCCTTGGCAACCAACTCCGGGGAAGACGGGTATCTGCAGGTTAAAGTTCAGGAAGGGTGGCCGTCCCGTATTCCAAAAGAGCGTGAAAGCATGCAGGGTCAGTAAGCCGGATCGTTTGACAGAGGCACCGGGTAAGGAGAAAAAGAGGTGATCAGTCTCTGACCAGCGAGTAGTTCGCCGCTTCCCACCCGATGGTCCCCCCGAGCAGGTTCGTGACGTTCGAGAACCCACGCTTCTTGAGGATGCTTGCCGCAAGGCTCCCCTTATACCCAACATCGCAGTGGACGACGATCTGCTTATCCGCCGGGACCTCCGCGAGGTGCTCTTCCAGGTGCCCGACGTAGATGTGGTGGGAGCCCCGGATATGGCCCTCCTCCTCCCGGTGGTTGATGTTCCTGACGTCGAGGACCCAGACCGAGGGGTCCTCCAGGTGCTCGGCGAGGTCGGGGGGCGACCAGGTGCCGACCCGCTCGATGCTCTCCCCCTGCTTGAACCAGGCGGCAAACCCGCCGGCGAGGTATCCCGCGATGTTGTCATAGCCGAGCCGGACGAAGTGGCGCACCACGGAGTCGAGGTCCAGGTTGAAGTCGTCCACGAGGACGATCGGGTCCTCGTAGTTGAGGTAGTAGCCCATGTAGAGGGGGAGACCCTCGCGCCAGATGTTGAGAGTGCCCGGGATATGCCCGCCGGCGTAACTCGTCGGCGACCGGATATCGACGATCTGTGCCTTTTTCCCGAGAAGAGAGCGGATCTCCCGGGCCGAGTAGGGGCGGAGATGCGGCAGGTTGTAGATCAGGGGCGGGCCCTCCCGGTTGAGCCGCCGCATCATCTCGAAGTACGGCGGCTCGTAGATCTTCTCGTTCACCTTGTATTCGACAAACTCTTCCTCATCCATCGAGAGCAGCC encodes:
- a CDS encoding MBL fold metallo-hydrolase gives rise to the protein MLFEKIKSEILAHNSYIVGAGGEAAVIDPRRDCLIYAQIAERENMKITKIFETHKNEDYVVGSRELARPTGAEILHGAREEFGFGTGVREGDTFRVGSLELEVIETPGHTVESISLLLRDRSVSDDPLMAFTGDALFAGDVGRTDLAGEHRRQEMSQMLYASLHEELLPLPDGVIVCPAHGAGSVCGGNISDREFTTIGYEKATNRLLSMDEEEFVEYKVNEKIYEPPYFEMMRRLNREGPPLIYNLPHLRPYSAREIRSLLGKKAQIVDIRSPTSYAGGHIPGTLNIWREGLPLYMGYYLNYEDPIVLVDDFNLDLDSVVRHFVRLGYDNIAGYLAGGFAAWFKQGESIERVGTWSPPDLAEHLEDPSVWVLDVRNINHREEEGHIRGSHHIYVGHLEEHLAEVPADKQIVVHCDVGYKGSLAASILKKRGFSNVTNLLGGTIGWEAANYSLVRD